GCGTATACCGCAAGCAGACGTAAAAATTCCGCTGCCGCCGCCGGTCCCATCCCGCCGAGCACACCTAATACTTTACCGTTCTTTTTAACCATAGCCATCTTCCGTTTCTTTTATTTTACATTTATCTTACCGTTTTACTTTAACGAATGCAACGATAACCGAAATGTATACAAAAATGCAAAAAAGAGACCGTCACAATGACGACCTCTTTGTGCATTTTCTATGTAAATCTTTGCCCTTTTTATCCGATCAGCGGTTTTTTATTCAATACTTTCGGCGTGCCGACACGGAAGCTGTCACCGCCGGCCTCTTCCACAAGGCAAGCCTGGTTGGCGCAAAGATATCCCTGAATGGACATATACATCGCGGTATCCGTGTAATCCAATCCGTACGCATCGCTGATCAGACGATGCAATTCCAAATATCCCGCGCGAATCGCGTCATCGCACGTCGGTCCGCAGGTGTTGACAAAGTACGCATCTTTGGTTTCCGTAACCGCCCAATTCAGCTTGAAGTTTTTCAAAAGACGCACGCGCACGATCACTTCACCGGCGATTTCAATCCCGTTGCCGCAGACTTCGCCGTCCGCCATCGTGGCATGCAGATCACCCATGGCCAGCAGGCCGCCTTTAACACGTACCGGGAACCAAACCGTTACGCCCTTTTGGATGATGCGGCTGTCCATATTGCCGCCGTGATTTCCCACAAAACCGGTAGAGATTTCTTTTTCATCGGTCGCGACACCGATCACGCCGACCATCGTGTCCAACGGCCACACCATGTCATTGGCATCCCAATGCACCAAACCGTTTTCAATCCGCATAATATGCGTCCGCAATTCACTTTTTTCACAAAACGGACCGCATTCGGGAATCGAACATACCGCGCCCTGGTCAGCTACCGTAACATCCAAAATATCGACCGCCAGCGCATCGCCCGGCTCCGCGCCTTCGATGTAAAGCGGACCGGTCGCCGGATTCGTATGTTGCCAATCCACCGATTCCGCAATATCCGTCGGTTTTTGCACCTGACCGTCATAGCAATCTTTGGTGATAAATTTGACCACTTCACCCGGTTTAGCTGTCGCAACCGGCTGCATCTCGGGAGTAAACTTATAAATACATTCTCTGATCTCTTGCATAAAACT
This Negativicoccus succinicivorans DNA region includes the following protein-coding sequences:
- a CDS encoding acetamidase/formamidase family protein, whose amino-acid sequence is MQEIRECIYKFTPEMQPVATAKPGEVVKFITKDCYDGQVQKPTDIAESVDWQHTNPATGPLYIEGAEPGDALAVDILDVTVADQGAVCSIPECGPFCEKSELRTHIMRIENGLVHWDANDMVWPLDTMVGVIGVATDEKEISTGFVGNHGGNMDSRIIQKGVTVWFPVRVKGGLLAMGDLHATMADGEVCGNGIEIAGEVIVRVRLLKNFKLNWAVTETKDAYFVNTCGPTCDDAIRAGYLELHRLISDAYGLDYTDTAMYMSIQGYLCANQACLVEEAGGDSFRVGTPKVLNKKPLIG